The following coding sequences are from one Thermostaphylospora chromogena window:
- the cas5c gene encoding type I-C CRISPR-associated protein Cas5c — MTVPLTQHPLPPLVVEVDGPYACFTRPEFKTERVSYPVMTPSAARGVLEAIFWRPEFDYRIEQIDVLKPISWVSIRRNEVSSMLSMSWIREAMTDTSVRFDAEADRDQRNMVCLRDVAYRIYAQVQLRKHADAPPAKYRDQFRRRVERGACFTQPFLGVREFSASFRPRTDRKPIDHSEHIGVMLHTIVYSDVGETYRWFEAELENGVMKVPAIGAELPSSKSAGRTGGRR, encoded by the coding sequence TTGACCGTCCCCCTTACTCAACATCCATTACCACCGCTGGTGGTCGAGGTGGATGGGCCCTACGCCTGCTTCACCCGACCCGAGTTCAAGACCGAGCGGGTCAGCTATCCGGTGATGACGCCTTCGGCGGCCCGCGGCGTGCTGGAGGCAATCTTCTGGCGGCCGGAATTCGACTATCGCATCGAACAGATTGATGTGCTCAAGCCGATCTCCTGGGTGTCGATCCGGCGCAACGAGGTCTCCTCCATGCTCTCGATGAGTTGGATCCGTGAGGCGATGACCGACACCTCGGTCCGTTTCGACGCCGAGGCTGACCGCGACCAGCGCAATATGGTGTGCCTGCGAGATGTGGCCTACCGCATCTACGCCCAGGTACAGCTGCGTAAGCACGCTGACGCGCCGCCCGCCAAGTACCGCGACCAGTTTCGTCGACGGGTTGAGCGGGGTGCCTGCTTCACCCAGCCCTTCTTAGGGGTCCGGGAGTTCTCCGCATCTTTCCGGCCGCGAACCGACCGGAAGCCGATCGATCACAGTGAGCACATCGGCGTGATGCTCCACACCATCGTCTACAGCGACGTGGGTGAGACCTATCGCTGGTTCGAAGCCGAACTGGAAAACGGCGTGATGAAGGTCCCGGCGATCGGTGCGGAACTGCCTTCGAGCAAGAGCGCCGGCCGTACCGGCGGACGGCGGTGA
- a CDS encoding CRISPR-associated helicase/endonuclease Cas3: MAAEVWAHSARDSDGRRHGLEDHLRGTARRAREFGEVFGAGELAAHCGLVHDVGKGACEWQRGLIRAEATGGTVGVPHKHAGAWLLDQQQLGIMAAVVFGHHGGLPSAARLRDELEWADNDPMVAEAIKRVEELVPEIHLSGPLAMPTWLTNGEPVDWQDMDLLVRMVFSAVVDADFLDTEEHFAAATRSPHPVAASELADRYEQGRLRLLRAASSSPIDGLRESVYQQAVGAASGPRGIYRLPGPTGSGKTLAAGGFAVNHAQAHGMRRVIVAVPYMSITEQNADVYRRLLDDEDGLPVVLEHHSGIDLDREDGRTRWQRLAAENWDAPFVVTTTIRLFESLFSNKPAAMRRVHRLAGAVIVLDEVQALPDRLLIPIVSALRSLTEKFGSTVVLASATQPPFELLSPLRGTSIIDVIPEPKPLYRALNRVRYEWRLDPKPTLADIAQEIAAQQQVLAIVNTTRDAQLLHSLLEEHRPALHLSTRMSAGHRRRTLREIKRLLESDEPVAVVSTQLVEAGVDLDFPYGFRAFAPADSLQQAAGRVNRSGRLPFGKLVIFDPADGNNGVQALYGAALEATRDRFGPHCPPDDLDTLDAYYRARFDFHNVEQVGQEIQRERQAQDFPRVAELFRMIDEWTVPVVTRYGEGLDPEEEDGQLDRILAHLRGGYPGAGAQLRALRLYLATLPRTAARKAVEEGQAEPVIGDLIEWLGPYHPQRGIELISPDPKELVF; this comes from the coding sequence ATGGCCGCTGAGGTGTGGGCGCACAGTGCGCGTGATAGCGACGGACGTCGCCATGGCCTTGAGGACCATCTCCGGGGCACCGCTCGCCGGGCCAGGGAGTTCGGTGAGGTCTTCGGTGCTGGCGAGCTGGCTGCGCATTGTGGCCTGGTGCATGACGTAGGCAAAGGCGCATGTGAGTGGCAACGGGGATTAATCAGGGCCGAAGCCACCGGTGGCACGGTCGGAGTGCCGCACAAGCATGCAGGTGCTTGGCTGCTTGATCAGCAGCAATTAGGGATCATGGCGGCTGTGGTGTTCGGCCATCACGGTGGGTTGCCGAGTGCTGCGCGGCTGCGGGATGAGTTGGAGTGGGCTGATAACGATCCAATGGTGGCTGAGGCCATCAAGAGGGTGGAAGAGCTGGTCCCAGAGATCCACTTATCCGGTCCGCTCGCCATGCCGACATGGCTTACGAACGGAGAGCCGGTCGACTGGCAGGACATGGATCTACTAGTCCGCATGGTTTTCAGCGCCGTGGTGGACGCGGACTTCCTCGACACTGAAGAGCACTTCGCCGCTGCGACGCGGTCTCCGCATCCCGTGGCCGCCTCAGAGTTGGCCGATCGGTATGAGCAAGGACGGTTGCGTCTGCTGCGAGCTGCGTCTTCCTCGCCAATCGATGGGTTACGCGAAAGCGTGTATCAGCAGGCCGTGGGTGCAGCCAGTGGGCCCCGGGGAATCTACCGGCTTCCTGGCCCCACCGGGTCGGGAAAGACGCTCGCGGCGGGTGGGTTCGCCGTCAACCACGCGCAAGCCCATGGAATGCGACGGGTCATCGTGGCCGTGCCGTACATGTCGATCACTGAGCAGAACGCCGACGTTTACCGGCGGCTACTCGATGACGAGGACGGCCTTCCAGTGGTACTGGAGCATCACAGTGGCATCGACCTGGACCGTGAAGACGGCAGAACGCGTTGGCAGCGGCTAGCTGCGGAGAACTGGGATGCCCCCTTCGTGGTAACCACGACGATCCGCCTGTTCGAGTCGCTGTTCAGCAACAAACCAGCGGCGATGCGGCGAGTGCATCGGCTGGCGGGTGCAGTGATCGTGTTGGACGAGGTACAGGCGCTACCGGATCGTCTGCTGATCCCGATCGTGTCCGCCTTGCGATCGTTGACCGAGAAGTTCGGCTCTACGGTGGTGCTGGCCTCGGCGACGCAGCCGCCTTTTGAGCTGTTGAGCCCGTTACGCGGTACGTCGATCATCGATGTGATCCCCGAACCCAAGCCGCTCTACCGCGCGCTCAACCGAGTACGGTACGAGTGGCGGCTGGATCCGAAACCAACATTGGCGGATATCGCCCAGGAGATCGCGGCTCAGCAGCAGGTGCTTGCGATCGTCAACACCACCAGGGACGCGCAACTGCTGCACAGCCTGCTGGAGGAGCATCGCCCGGCATTGCACCTGTCTACCAGGATGTCGGCTGGCCACCGTCGACGTACCTTGCGAGAGATCAAGCGGCTGCTGGAGTCTGATGAGCCGGTGGCGGTCGTGAGCACCCAGCTCGTAGAAGCCGGCGTGGATCTCGACTTCCCGTACGGCTTCCGGGCGTTCGCACCGGCCGACTCGTTGCAGCAGGCTGCCGGTCGGGTGAATCGCAGTGGTCGCCTACCGTTCGGCAAGCTGGTCATCTTCGATCCTGCGGACGGCAATAACGGCGTTCAGGCGTTGTACGGGGCGGCACTGGAGGCCACGCGCGATCGGTTCGGCCCTCACTGCCCACCTGATGATCTGGACACGCTGGACGCCTACTACCGGGCCCGCTTCGACTTCCACAATGTCGAGCAGGTCGGTCAGGAGATCCAACGGGAACGCCAAGCCCAGGATTTCCCCCGGGTAGCCGAGCTGTTCCGCATGATCGACGAATGGACCGTTCCAGTGGTCACTCGGTACGGCGAGGGTCTGGACCCCGAAGAGGAAGACGGCCAGTTAGACCGCATCCTGGCGCATCTACGAGGTGGGTATCCCGGTGCTGGGGCCCAGCTGCGTGCACTACGTCTGTATCTGGCCACCTTGCCGCGTACCGCTGCCCGTAAGGCGGTCGAGGAAGGGCAGGCGGAACCCGTCATCGGCGACCTCATCGAATGGCTGGGGCCTTACCACCCGCAGCGAGGCATCGAGCTGATTTCCCCCGATCCCAAGGAGTTGGTGTTTTGA